One genomic region from Rosa rugosa chromosome 1, drRosRugo1.1, whole genome shotgun sequence encodes:
- the LOC133732731 gene encoding uncharacterized protein OsI_027940-like encodes MSSDSLMTMMMPPRRQQHQTQALPSPSPVSSTVPESGTNFEALNSSANTTPTISQSDYCICCSRHPEVKWAQREDKVFLTVLLPVAKDAKVKLEPEGVFIFSASAGAGNNHYELKLDLFDKVDVEESKISIGVRSIVCIVEKAEKVWWSKLLKGDGKTPHYVKVDWDKWVDEDEDPSAAAIEDHHPKLSLS; translated from the exons ATGTCGTCTGACTCGttgatgacgatgatgatgcCACCTCGGCGGCAGCAGCATCAAACACAAGCGCTTCCGTCACCGTCGCCGGTGTCGTCTACAGTGCCGGAGAGTGGGACTAACTTTGAGGCCTTGAACTCCAGCGCCAATACTACTCCTACAATTTCACAATCTGATTATTGC ATTTGTTGCAGTCGTCATCCTGAGGTGAAGTGGGCCCAGAGGGAGGACAAGGTCTTCCTTACCGTGCTTCTGCCCGTTGCCAAGGACGCCAAGGTTAAGCTTGAGCCTGAAGGTGTTTTCATCTTCTCCGCTAGTGCCGGCGCCGGGAATAACCACTATGAGCTGAAACTCGACCTTTTCGATAAGGTTGATGTAGAG GAAAGCAAAATAAGTATTGGAGTGAGGAGTATAGTCTGTATTGTGGAGAAGGCAGAGAAAGTTTGGTGGAGTAAGCTATTGAAAGGAGATGGGAAGACACCGCATTATGTCAAAGTAGATTGGGACAAATGGGTTGACGAAGACGAGGATCCTT
- the LOC133744440 gene encoding cyclin-U1-1 isoform X1 has translation MLSAGEFTNHLSRPEPSIPRVLTILSFVLEKLVARNNGLIDDLTQPLDALSCGSAAIGKRLNPFHGVRAPSISIPKYLERLYKYTDCSPSCFVVAYVYIDRLVHKHPDSLVLSLNVHRLLVTSVMVASKMLDDVHYNNAFYAKVGGVSNAELNRLEVEFLFLLDFGVTVSSRVFESYCFHLEKEMMLNGACQTIERALVPITDVADVPEISENTQSSSSVPHHGTSNKWRRNELKGRRDAEMS, from the exons ATGTTATCCGCCGGTGAGTTCACCAATCACCTTAGCCGGCCGGAGCCGAGCATTCCAAGAGTGCTGACCATACTATCTTTTGTACTAGAGAAGTTAGTGGCTCGAAATAATGGTCTAATAGATGACCTGACCCAACCACTGGATGCTCTGAGCTGTGGCTCGGCTGCAATCGGGAAGAGATTGAACCCGTTTCACGGCGTGAGGGCTCCGAGTATAAGCATACCAAAGTACTTGGAGAGGCTGTACAAGTACACAGATTGTAGCCCTTCATGTTTTGTGGTAGCATATGTGTATATAGACAGACTGGTGCATAAACACCCTGACTCGCTTGTGTTGTCCTTGAATGTACATAGGTTGCTGGTTACAAGCGTCATGGTTGCTTCTAAGATGCTAGATGATGT GCATTATAACAATGCATTTTATGCCAAGGTTGGGGGAGTAAGCAATGCTGAACTGAACAGACTAGAAGTGGAGTTTCTTTTCCTGCTGGATTTTGGAGTCACAGTCAGCTCCAGAGTCTTTGAGAGTTATTGCTTTCACTTGGAAAAAGAAATGATGCTAAATGGGGCATGCCAAACAATTGAAAGGGCTTTAGTCCCCATTACTGATGTGGCTGATGTGCCcgaaatttctgaaaatacGCAGAGTTCCTCCTCAGTACCACATCATG gtacatcgaataaatggagaagaaatgagcttaaaggtagaagggatgcagaaatgagctga
- the LOC133744440 gene encoding cyclin-U1-1 isoform X2: protein MLSAGEFTNHLSRPEPSIPRVLTILSFVLEKLVARNNGLIDDLTQPLDALSCGSAAIGKRLNPFHGVRAPSISIPKYLERLYKYTDCSPSCFVVAYVYIDRLVHKHPDSLVLSLNVHRLLVTSVMVASKMLDDVHYNNAFYAKVGGVSNAELNRLEVEFLFLLDFGVTVSSRVFESYCFHLEKEMMLNGACQTIERALVPITDVADVPEISENTQSSSSVPHHVSIF, encoded by the exons ATGTTATCCGCCGGTGAGTTCACCAATCACCTTAGCCGGCCGGAGCCGAGCATTCCAAGAGTGCTGACCATACTATCTTTTGTACTAGAGAAGTTAGTGGCTCGAAATAATGGTCTAATAGATGACCTGACCCAACCACTGGATGCTCTGAGCTGTGGCTCGGCTGCAATCGGGAAGAGATTGAACCCGTTTCACGGCGTGAGGGCTCCGAGTATAAGCATACCAAAGTACTTGGAGAGGCTGTACAAGTACACAGATTGTAGCCCTTCATGTTTTGTGGTAGCATATGTGTATATAGACAGACTGGTGCATAAACACCCTGACTCGCTTGTGTTGTCCTTGAATGTACATAGGTTGCTGGTTACAAGCGTCATGGTTGCTTCTAAGATGCTAGATGATGT GCATTATAACAATGCATTTTATGCCAAGGTTGGGGGAGTAAGCAATGCTGAACTGAACAGACTAGAAGTGGAGTTTCTTTTCCTGCTGGATTTTGGAGTCACAGTCAGCTCCAGAGTCTTTGAGAGTTATTGCTTTCACTTGGAAAAAGAAATGATGCTAAATGGGGCATGCCAAACAATTGAAAGGGCTTTAGTCCCCATTACTGATGTGGCTGATGTGCCcgaaatttctgaaaatacGCAGAGTTCCTCCTCAGTACCACATCATG tttctattttctag
- the LOC133726059 gene encoding uncharacterized protein LOC133726059 isoform X2, with product MFGGLETVPSNSPHLRKSGTSEVENGAEEGFVHLIEGDDMKGSTPLSTVAIMPSPTLLWRFKVLLFFAWGFICCKIGWDSVMRMSVDLRDLFLYEAFLYYNPLLLVTMMVWFWGINLWVFAQSQVSYPKIFELDQNHLTHREIWKCATWMTIVVPTSMTAYLYLYSHGEVSLAASQPVLLYAAVAMILIFPFDIFYLSTRFYFLRTLWRIVLPLQAISFSDFFVADILTSMSKVLSDLERSVCRMLHRQVATIAWFEADSVCGSHSVAIPLVLVLPYLFRLFQCLRQYKDTGERSSLLNALKYSTAVPVIFLSALKYHIFPEKWTNFYRPLWLLSAILNSLYSFYWDVTRDWDLSGFTRIFKSNKSHILSNLMHGRKWVYFWVITSNLILRCTWTYKLSAHLRHNYLTVFAITALEIFRRFQWVFFRVEKEWIKMSSKSNIQLSMSDIPNEEDRLLVSNGHSV from the exons ATGTTTGGAGGTCTTGAGACAGTTCCTTCCAATAGTCCGCACTTAAGAAAGTCGG GTACAAGTGAAGTTGAGAATGGTGCTGAGGAGGGTTTTGTGCATCTAATAGAGGGAGACGATATGAAGGGAAGCACACCATTGAGTACGGTTGCAATAATGCCGTCTCCGACTTTGCTGTGGAGATTCAAG GTCCTGCTGTTCTTCGCTTGGGGTTTCATTTGTTGCAAG ATTGGATGGGATTCTGTCATGAGAATGAGTGTGGACTTGCGAGATTTATTTCTGTACGAGGCATTTTTGTACTACAATCCTCTTCTTCTTGTG ACTATGATGGTTTGGTTTTGGGGAATTAATCTATGGGTGTTCGCGCAGTCCCAAGTCAGTTATCCTAAAATTTTTGAGCTTGATCAAAATCACTTGACTCACAGAGAAATATGGAAG TGTGCCACATGGATGACCATTGTTGTGCCAACAAGCATGACGGCGTATCTTTATCTCTACTCACATGGAGAAGTGTCGCTGGCTGCATCACAACCA GTACTATTATATGCTGCAGTTGCAATGATTTTGATATTCCCTTTTGATATTTTCTATCTGTCAACTCGCTTTTACTTTTTGAGGACTCTTTGGCGTATCGTTCTCCCTCTACAG GCAATATCCTTTTCTGACTTTTTCGTGGCCGATATTCTTACCTCCATGTCGAAG GTGCTTTCAGATTTGGAGCGATCAGTATGTCGAATGCTCCACCGACAG GTTGCCACTATAGCATGGTTTGAAGCTGATTCAGTTTGTGGCAGTCACTCTGTTGCAATCCCTTTGGTTCTTGTGTTGCCGTATCTTTTTCGTTTGTTCCAATGCCTTCGACAGTACAAGGATACTGGAGAGAGATCATCCCTTTTGAATG CTTTAAAGTATTCGACTGCAGTACCTGTGATTTTTCTCTCAGCCCTTAAATATCACATCTTCCCTGAAAAGTGGACAAACTTCTATCGGCCCCTTTGGCTTCTCTCGGCCATTTTGAACTCTTTGTACTCATTTTACTGGGATGTGACTAGAGATTGGGACTTGAG tggtttcacTCGGATTTTCAAGTCCAACAAATCACATATCTTGTCAAACCTCATGCATGGACGGAAATGG GTTTATTTCTGGGTGATAACTAGCAACTTAATACTGCGTTGTACATGGACATACAAGCTGTCTGCCCATCTCCGCCACAATTATCTTACTGTGTTTGCAATCACTGCCTTGGAGATTTTCCGCCGCTTTCAATGGGTTTTCTTCCGTGTGGAGAAGGAGTGGATCAAGATGAGCTCGAAGTCTAACATTCAACTTTCCATGAGTGACATCCCAAATGAGGAAGACAGATTACTTGTTTCTAATGGCCACAGTGTATAG
- the LOC133726059 gene encoding uncharacterized protein LOC133726059 isoform X1: MFGGLETVPSNSPHLRKSGSRPVVSDLGTSEVENGAEEGFVHLIEGDDMKGSTPLSTVAIMPSPTLLWRFKVLLFFAWGFICCKIGWDSVMRMSVDLRDLFLYEAFLYYNPLLLVTMMVWFWGINLWVFAQSQVSYPKIFELDQNHLTHREIWKCATWMTIVVPTSMTAYLYLYSHGEVSLAASQPVLLYAAVAMILIFPFDIFYLSTRFYFLRTLWRIVLPLQAISFSDFFVADILTSMSKVLSDLERSVCRMLHRQVATIAWFEADSVCGSHSVAIPLVLVLPYLFRLFQCLRQYKDTGERSSLLNALKYSTAVPVIFLSALKYHIFPEKWTNFYRPLWLLSAILNSLYSFYWDVTRDWDLSGFTRIFKSNKSHILSNLMHGRKWVYFWVITSNLILRCTWTYKLSAHLRHNYLTVFAITALEIFRRFQWVFFRVEKEWIKMSSKSNIQLSMSDIPNEEDRLLVSNGHSV, from the exons ATGTTTGGAGGTCTTGAGACAGTTCCTTCCAATAGTCCGCACTTAAGAAAGTCGGGTAGCAGACCTGTTGTCTCTGATCTGG GTACAAGTGAAGTTGAGAATGGTGCTGAGGAGGGTTTTGTGCATCTAATAGAGGGAGACGATATGAAGGGAAGCACACCATTGAGTACGGTTGCAATAATGCCGTCTCCGACTTTGCTGTGGAGATTCAAG GTCCTGCTGTTCTTCGCTTGGGGTTTCATTTGTTGCAAG ATTGGATGGGATTCTGTCATGAGAATGAGTGTGGACTTGCGAGATTTATTTCTGTACGAGGCATTTTTGTACTACAATCCTCTTCTTCTTGTG ACTATGATGGTTTGGTTTTGGGGAATTAATCTATGGGTGTTCGCGCAGTCCCAAGTCAGTTATCCTAAAATTTTTGAGCTTGATCAAAATCACTTGACTCACAGAGAAATATGGAAG TGTGCCACATGGATGACCATTGTTGTGCCAACAAGCATGACGGCGTATCTTTATCTCTACTCACATGGAGAAGTGTCGCTGGCTGCATCACAACCA GTACTATTATATGCTGCAGTTGCAATGATTTTGATATTCCCTTTTGATATTTTCTATCTGTCAACTCGCTTTTACTTTTTGAGGACTCTTTGGCGTATCGTTCTCCCTCTACAG GCAATATCCTTTTCTGACTTTTTCGTGGCCGATATTCTTACCTCCATGTCGAAG GTGCTTTCAGATTTGGAGCGATCAGTATGTCGAATGCTCCACCGACAG GTTGCCACTATAGCATGGTTTGAAGCTGATTCAGTTTGTGGCAGTCACTCTGTTGCAATCCCTTTGGTTCTTGTGTTGCCGTATCTTTTTCGTTTGTTCCAATGCCTTCGACAGTACAAGGATACTGGAGAGAGATCATCCCTTTTGAATG CTTTAAAGTATTCGACTGCAGTACCTGTGATTTTTCTCTCAGCCCTTAAATATCACATCTTCCCTGAAAAGTGGACAAACTTCTATCGGCCCCTTTGGCTTCTCTCGGCCATTTTGAACTCTTTGTACTCATTTTACTGGGATGTGACTAGAGATTGGGACTTGAG tggtttcacTCGGATTTTCAAGTCCAACAAATCACATATCTTGTCAAACCTCATGCATGGACGGAAATGG GTTTATTTCTGGGTGATAACTAGCAACTTAATACTGCGTTGTACATGGACATACAAGCTGTCTGCCCATCTCCGCCACAATTATCTTACTGTGTTTGCAATCACTGCCTTGGAGATTTTCCGCCGCTTTCAATGGGTTTTCTTCCGTGTGGAGAAGGAGTGGATCAAGATGAGCTCGAAGTCTAACATTCAACTTTCCATGAGTGACATCCCAAATGAGGAAGACAGATTACTTGTTTCTAATGGCCACAGTGTATAG
- the LOC133726059 gene encoding uncharacterized protein LOC133726059 isoform X3 — translation MKGSTPLSTVAIMPSPTLLWRFKVLLFFAWGFICCKIGWDSVMRMSVDLRDLFLYEAFLYYNPLLLVTMMVWFWGINLWVFAQSQVSYPKIFELDQNHLTHREIWKCATWMTIVVPTSMTAYLYLYSHGEVSLAASQPVLLYAAVAMILIFPFDIFYLSTRFYFLRTLWRIVLPLQAISFSDFFVADILTSMSKVLSDLERSVCRMLHRQVATIAWFEADSVCGSHSVAIPLVLVLPYLFRLFQCLRQYKDTGERSSLLNALKYSTAVPVIFLSALKYHIFPEKWTNFYRPLWLLSAILNSLYSFYWDVTRDWDLSGFTRIFKSNKSHILSNLMHGRKWVYFWVITSNLILRCTWTYKLSAHLRHNYLTVFAITALEIFRRFQWVFFRVEKEWIKMSSKSNIQLSMSDIPNEEDRLLVSNGHSV, via the exons ATGAAGGGAAGCACACCATTGAGTACGGTTGCAATAATGCCGTCTCCGACTTTGCTGTGGAGATTCAAG GTCCTGCTGTTCTTCGCTTGGGGTTTCATTTGTTGCAAG ATTGGATGGGATTCTGTCATGAGAATGAGTGTGGACTTGCGAGATTTATTTCTGTACGAGGCATTTTTGTACTACAATCCTCTTCTTCTTGTG ACTATGATGGTTTGGTTTTGGGGAATTAATCTATGGGTGTTCGCGCAGTCCCAAGTCAGTTATCCTAAAATTTTTGAGCTTGATCAAAATCACTTGACTCACAGAGAAATATGGAAG TGTGCCACATGGATGACCATTGTTGTGCCAACAAGCATGACGGCGTATCTTTATCTCTACTCACATGGAGAAGTGTCGCTGGCTGCATCACAACCA GTACTATTATATGCTGCAGTTGCAATGATTTTGATATTCCCTTTTGATATTTTCTATCTGTCAACTCGCTTTTACTTTTTGAGGACTCTTTGGCGTATCGTTCTCCCTCTACAG GCAATATCCTTTTCTGACTTTTTCGTGGCCGATATTCTTACCTCCATGTCGAAG GTGCTTTCAGATTTGGAGCGATCAGTATGTCGAATGCTCCACCGACAG GTTGCCACTATAGCATGGTTTGAAGCTGATTCAGTTTGTGGCAGTCACTCTGTTGCAATCCCTTTGGTTCTTGTGTTGCCGTATCTTTTTCGTTTGTTCCAATGCCTTCGACAGTACAAGGATACTGGAGAGAGATCATCCCTTTTGAATG CTTTAAAGTATTCGACTGCAGTACCTGTGATTTTTCTCTCAGCCCTTAAATATCACATCTTCCCTGAAAAGTGGACAAACTTCTATCGGCCCCTTTGGCTTCTCTCGGCCATTTTGAACTCTTTGTACTCATTTTACTGGGATGTGACTAGAGATTGGGACTTGAG tggtttcacTCGGATTTTCAAGTCCAACAAATCACATATCTTGTCAAACCTCATGCATGGACGGAAATGG GTTTATTTCTGGGTGATAACTAGCAACTTAATACTGCGTTGTACATGGACATACAAGCTGTCTGCCCATCTCCGCCACAATTATCTTACTGTGTTTGCAATCACTGCCTTGGAGATTTTCCGCCGCTTTCAATGGGTTTTCTTCCGTGTGGAGAAGGAGTGGATCAAGATGAGCTCGAAGTCTAACATTCAACTTTCCATGAGTGACATCCCAAATGAGGAAGACAGATTACTTGTTTCTAATGGCCACAGTGTATAG